DNA sequence from the Desmodus rotundus isolate HL8 chromosome 4, HLdesRot8A.1, whole genome shotgun sequence genome:
CCCTAAAGATCTGTTAAATTCCACTGACCAATGGTTTACCACATGCTTAGTAATATACCACGTATTCATGAGTATACAGAAAAGGTACAGATCTGCCTAGAACAGTAAAGACACTATTTATAGAAACACCTTTAAGTTTTACTCTTTAACGtgttaacatttttctgtttacATATATAATTCCTTTCCTCACTACAGACATGGTCGATAGTGTTGTTGCTATCAAACTAGTGTTTTTCAAGTGTTTTCGACTGCAACCAACAGTTAGGAACACATTTGACATAGCAGCCTAgtacacacatccacacacatccATGGATACATATGTAGCTGAAACAGAGGTTTAACAATATGTACTCTTACTATATGTGATACACTCATATCTTCTGTTCTGCTCCACTCTAGACCACTTTGTAAAAATCCTGGTGGTTAGCCAACACATTGATTTCATGGATCCCTAATGTGCTGTCTCCTGAAGTCTGAGAAACAGAGCTCAATGCCATATGAATAACACGAGGAAAGTCCAAAACACTGCACTTCATAATGAGTTTAACTCTTATATAGCAGCCTTACATAGGGTATCCAATATAGTGCATATTTCCTTTGGGGCAGAAAAAGCCAGtggtctctattttgtttttcatgaatGAAAATTAGGGCATACGAAGTATTCAAGGTTTATTAGAATATTAAACCTTTATTAGAAGATTCCGCATCTTCTCACTTCTCATCCATCTACATACAACTGAgaattttatctcttttccttaTTCTTGACTCCATTAAAACATCCACTGACCTCATTCAACCTATAATCAGGAACATTTTCCATAGATAAGTCTTTCcacaaaagttatttttctgccACTAATTCACCTTTGCTCAGAATCATCATATCCATacaattaaatttatataatccattatttttttaaaaaattatttcatctctTTTCACTATGTAAAGTATTCGAGAAAAATGTATCTTCTCTGGAATGTGCCAGATTTGCTGAAATACACAGAAGTGCCCATGACTGTTCTTGAAGGGAATatgtatcccttgctcttctcatcctacttcattttattcctttgatATTATCAATCATccaggtattatttttaaagtccttgAGCAAGAAACAGCATTTTCAGCACAGTTTCCCCCATATTCTGACACTTTCCTCACTTTGGAAATATGAATTTAGATATTAAGATTCAATTGAGATCCAAATGGGATCCCATTTCCCACCCATATTGGACGTATTCTCTTTTGGTTACACTTTAGAATTATTCTACTACATGTTTCAAATGCATAGGTAAAAATAATGTCAGCTACAGCACAGTCTGTGTTACCTCGTCTCTGATTCAGCTGCCACACCACTGAACTTGCGCCTTCGCTCTGATTCCCAAATCAGATGTACTGAGTCAAGTCATGAAAATCTTCATTCTTTTGATAGTTTGCATTCTCTGCAAAACTTCTGCACCTTATGTTGACAATATTCCTTCTAAACACAATATGTACTACATTGCTTCCTGGTTTAAATATTCCTTTCTCCTTTGTAATGCTGTCTTGGTCCGtactccaaatattttatttatcataattTTCTACCAAAAACCCACCAGACTTTTCTATTATTGCTCATTAACTTTCTTCATTTCATAAACACTTTCTTATTGAAAGGAAACAAGAAAGCTCTTCATAGTCACTGCATTCACTTTTTATCTCAACATGCATCTCTCTCTtactccccccaacacacacacccctatctTCCAAAACAAAAGTAACTCCACACTATtccagtatttgttgaatatgttctcccactagAATTCATGATGAGCATTTAACCATTTATTCCTTACAATGATTTTTAAACTCACTGATTCACATGTAGAATAATTCCCTGTGTTTGtctaaatgaagaaaatagttgTGAAATGAAGGCACGGAGTTAGTAAagtgaaacacacacacgcacactcacacacaatcTATTAAAAGGTAAATTCATGGCGGTGGTGTCCATCGGTGGGAAAGACGGAGAGCGCCAAAATGTCCACATTGGCTCACCACACTGACCGACTACCCTAGGTAATATGAACAGTTTTCCTGGGCATTTGAGACCTATGAATGCAGAAAAACTTGTTTATCGAGTTTATCTATTTCCAAGTGAAATCAAGCCAGATCTTTGGTGAACTGGATGATGAAAACAAATGTTCAGAAAATGCAAGCCACAAAATAGCCTACCTGGGCTTTAATTTCTAACTACTCTAAGTAACCTGTTGTTGCACTGAATTATCTctaaatataattgttttctaCTCTACTTGTTATGGATGActaaaatagaaacaagaaatTGCATAGCTTCTTTGAGTATGCAAAGAACATAACCTACAAGCAATATTAAAATTTTGCAAGGCAGGTTGATAGCattatccccgttttacagatgagtaagcAAAGTCACAGAAGTTACACTGATGTATATAATATTGCTCAAGTGGTAAGTTACTTGATATTGGTGGCTCTTCCCacaatctatcatctatctaaatGTGGCCACATGccccaaatataatttttaattacagataAAGATCCAAGAAGCTAGTAGTACATTTTctcattataatttatatttggtATATATTAGTCAAAGGAATGTATCTTTAGTATTAGTCTTTTGAGGAGTAATTTTTTGCTTTGCcactttcttttaataaaaatgtaatgtgaaataaggttaaatattaaaaaatagaaaaacaaaaaaaacttaacAGGTTCCCTCTCATACCTGACCATGGATCTTATGcccttaaaataaatgaagagaaaggcCCAAAGCTTCACAGAGGAAACAATACTCCTCATAACGTTTTAGAGTAGAAGTTAACAAGCCTGTTGGGATCCTTTTAGCCCCTGCAGAGCTAAGTCTTCAACATTATTAAATGGCTGTCGCTTCTGAAGTGTGGTGCAACATAACTcaataaacaacagaaaacataCGATGCTGAATGCAGGGAGGCTTTTCGATTACCCTGCAGAATAATTCAATTTCCGCACAGGTGTTTGCATGTGATGGAACAAGATATGACTGAAGGACAGAACCACCCATGCGCCCATCCCCCAAGATTCTGAACTGCCTGAAGATCACAGCGTAATTCGGGATGAAAAAGCACGTCTGGAAGGAGTAGAAGCACCGCTGCacaagagaaagaacagaacTGCACATGCGCAAAATCTTCAAAATCcccactgataaaaaaaaaaaccatgactACTTCTGAAAACaagtttttgtaaaaaatatgcTATTTTCTGGGGTGCTCAGCTTCCCCAGCCAGGTCATCTCCCTTCCTAATGGGTGACTGAAAATCAcacttataaaaatgaaagattttgccattattttgggttcattttgccTTTTGAAACCAAtctaaaaataagaggaaagctAAAAGAAAAGTCATTCTTTCTCTAACTTGTATATTTACATGAGACTTTCAATAAATCATGAATTTAATCTATAATTAGATATTCTATATGATGAATACATGAGTTTTTAGTATTTTGTATGAtgtgagtaaaaataaatgtcagaagtGGAAGTAGATCTGCTCTTGTGAAATTTATTGACGAGTAGGACATTTTATTATGCTTAAAAAGTAGATTGTTTTCTGGCAAAAGTGAACTACATATTCAGACAATTTGACCTATTGAGTGGAAAAGTAAGTTCTCAGAGCACCAGCTACTACTTCAGAAGAGTTTAGGAAACCTGCGACTGATTTCTGGGGAATACTCAAATCTTTTTATGTTTACTCTTGTGTCCATGAAGAACAGTCTAGCAGTGAGTCCAGGGTCACCCCAACATAGAGGTTTGGTCTCCAAGCTGGTCAAGCAGAGTGAATATGGACGAAATGCCTATTCTTTTTGCACACATTTCCATTTTCAGTCTTATAGACTTTTCCAAATTGTTCTGTATTTATCAGTCTGTAAGTCTGACTCTACAAAACTCTTACCTAGAATACCCAGGTAAACAGTTGGCTAAGACTAAGCAAAATATGGAGCAATACAGTAATCAATTCATTACACAGTTTAAAAATCAGGTAACACTTATTTCCCTCATCATGAGatacaatttctatttttatttaaaatacccaaatatttttaaagtctacagTTTGTTGGTGTTGTTTATTCTGACTGACtttctgattgtattttgttTGATCATGGCTGAATGTCAAACAACCATTCATATAGGAAAATTCACAATTTAGTGGAtcttaattgcttttattttactattcCTAATTACCAGTTGAAAGACTGTTGGTAATTGACATGATATTTGGACAGGGGAAGGTATTATTTTCAAATAGCAATTATAAAAAAAtgtatgattctttttaaaaaaactatcttATATTAAATCTGGTGATGGGAAGAGAATTTTATTGAACTTGTACAGTCTGATATCTTGGCTACAAATAAATCTATTTTGTGACTTTAGTTGAAGATGaaattttctgtgcttttctcttaTCATTTATGAAATTCAGTATCTTTTTCctacattatttctttattacaTTCTTGTGTTAATATACTATTGTTTGAATATATTGAAAGCTTTCTGCTTTCCCTTTGATTGTCatacatttgcatttttagaTTAAAGCACACATTCTAATTTTTATACTGGCATGTTTTTGATTCttgaaactgaaaattaaaaactcattttttgaattatgatgtaaaatgataaattagtaggtgtttaaatttataatataaaacatttgtattttatctATACAATTTTTTAAGTCACCAAACTTCAAAAACTTATGACATGTTCAATTATTGACTGGTTTTATTATTTAACTACACAGATTCTGAGTGACACACCTACTTTACTATTATCTACAAATAAATTTCTTCAGGAAGCAGGTGCCATCTTCCCGCACAACTGCACACAATGCTCTTCTCAGAATTTTTCGACTGCCATTTATGTGTGTGGGGCTCTTCGAACTTAGGAGCATACATACAAAATGTGAGCCTCTTCCCCTAAAACACTCTTAGTTATCAAGTTTGGGTCAGTATCTAGATGTTTTCCACCAAGCCCCTTAGAAGTTCAACCCAGCTTGTGAAAATTTATTGTTGGCCTGTACATTcagcatataaattttaaagagagaaaataaagagaatggaATTGTCCTTTTCCCTGACCTTACAGTGTCTCAGTCTGTTCATCAGAACACGGCCCTTTCAAGTCCCTGCACCAACCAGGGAGGGTCTGCACACAGGCAGTGTGTAACTCACAGCAGAGCGCCgagtgtgggggcagggaaatCTCCCGAGGCTCTGCTTACTAATGTAATTCCATAAATCAGCTAATGGGAGAGAAACCAGATCTGTGTGGTCTCTAATGCTGTCCCACAGAGATCAATCATGTCACCTGAACAATGTTCAGGGCCTAAGAGGCTGGGGTTGCCCATGGGACAGTTTTATCCCTTGAGTCATATAAAGCAGGttgggatattttaaaaagttagatcTTAGTATCAGAAATAGAACTGCTGTGAATATGAAAAGTGAAGATTACCTTTGTGTGAGACACACTGCTATTATGTAACTTATTATCATAATACACAATCACATGTCTCTTAAGCTATTTGGGAAAATGGATCAGTTAGGATACAAGTTTTTAAGGTAAATTGTGTCACATTAGTGGCATACAGCATTTGTAATAACTGCTTTGAATAATTAATGatgggtgatttttaaatatggtaACTGACTAAATGAACAGTGTTATAAGCAAATATACAGTGCATAATATCATACAAAAACCAAGTTAGTTTTACGTGCACTGTTATCATATGGATGTATTAAGGAGTGATGTTATAGACATATTTCTGAGGCATTAAGATGCTCTTAACAGGAGACTAAGTagaaaatgtgtaaataagtCAAGCAGTTTTAAAAGGAATGCTGGACAGTAGACTTTAAAAGACATGGGCAAGACTCCCAACATAACCATGTGAGTGGATCTTAAGTTCACTTTACTCACCCTGAAAATCTGATTATACCTGCAGTCTTTGGAATGAGTAAATCAAATACAAGAAGTGCACAGGAGGTTTGAAGtgataaataagaatatatgtaGCGATTATGATTCAGGTATCAATTGGTATTTATAATTCAAAGCCAACAAATACTACCTACTGCCTCAAATCCACAGGTAATAGCCATGGTAAATTTCCAAATCGCTATCCTCAGCCTGGGCCTCTAGCCAGTCTCTAAGACGTCTCCACAGATGATGAGAAATTGCAGGAACCAAATTAGAGATGGAAGCAGGTCAGCAGGAGGACTTTTCACCAACCCACAACCACTGTTCCAGCTTTGGCTCAGTCAGGTTGACCTTGTCACTCTGTCATGTGGCCACCTGGTTTCCTGCAACCTAACTGTGTGGTTTTACATGTACTTAAAGCACTCATGCCACCAATGCCTTTTATTAATGATCTAGAGAGAATCTCAGTCAattaaacaaaccaaaacctcataactccttttgctttctttctggcAAATAGCAATCCCCTAATAATCTTAGCCTTGAACTACAGCCCAATATCTGGTGGTAAGAGTATGTAGTTAGGAAACCATCTTCAGAGAGTTCTACAAAGAGGGAAGTTTGTTTGATCTCTCATTCACACCCCACCTTTTGAAGAGCAACATAACTTTTgagcaaatgtatttttaaaactatgaaaaagCAGTACTATAGAATCATATGTGATCAAAATGCCTACAGAATATAAACGTCACAAGTTTGTGGGAAAACTAtcaaaatttggaagaaaaaggaaatttacgAAATTTGTTTAGACTGATATATCAGCATAGAAACCTGTACTAGAAAGCCTATTGCCACTCACAGTAAGTTCCTTCAGAATAGTTAATAAATCAAAATTCCTCAGTGGCCCTATTGACTACATACCCTGAACTGGGGCCAGTGCCATGGGTCTAGCTAAAGATGAGGATGACTCGCAACACCAAATCCAGATACTACACATAGTTCAAGcggaaaaaataaaagccacataatACTTATCAACTGGGTATTGATAGAAAATTTCAGGATGAACTGAATTTTCATTTCCCATGGGCCTcagagacccagagaagttaCAATAAATTAATCCAGAAGAAGAGTATTCAAAACATAAGTACAAATTTTTGCCACCTCAGAAAAGACATGGACCTACATTTTCATAATTGCCATTATCTCTGCTTGAGAAGTTGccaaagaaaatgtaacaaaCCACTCATCAAATTTTCAACAGAGATGAGTTTTCTCATAAAGAGGAATAAATGCAACATTGTGATGAAAACACTCAATCAATAATGCTGCCAGTGTATACTGATTTTGGTTTTTGGAATCTCGAAGCGctttttgctttaatttatattaataaagctttttaaagaaaaatctgtatCGTATTTGTTTTCAAACCTGCCAGAAAGATCTCCagctcttctctttcattcttttaaagacCAGTCCTTCATGGAGAAAACTCCTTTAAGCAGAGCTCACAATTTTTAAACAGAATGTGCAGGTGCCCCTCTGACAACAGTGTGTGAGAGCCACTATCTGCCTACAACCCAGCCCAAAGAACACTCCCAAAGGCTAAAGCCACCACCTACGTTCTCGTGTACACATGACGTGTAGCCATTTACTCTGTGAAATTTACCTAGAAGCTAATTACGGTTATTTGCCCATATTTCTTTGCTAAAAATACCACCCAAACCATTTAcctgtgttttttccattttctcccttgttTTGACCAGATTACCATATGAAATTTCCACCAAACACATCACTGTTTGTATTTAACAGAATTAAAAGCCTAATATAACAATTACTTTACTGATAATCGGTACGCTGTCTCTTTTAAGGACTTATAGGCACAGGAAACTGTTACTGACCATGTAGGGTGTCAACCAAAACTGTGTTTAGTGTATAGAACAATTTGTGACCACAAAATGGTTACTTTGTCCAATGCAGAACCCAAAGCATTATTTTTTGGTAACTGAGTTTTAGGAGTCATTTGTTTCTGAAACTATGGAAAACAATTCTTAAACAAAATCACCATCACCTGCATTACATGCACCAATTGTATCCCTTTATTCTAACTCTACATCTCCTTAAAAATTGCAGGTAGTGTTCAGCTTTCTATActatttttgctttcttaaaaaaaaaatgccaggcatgcagaaaataaaatgggaaacagAAACACTGTGTCATGATGGAGAGAAACTATTCTAGAAGGGGATAGAAAATCCCCCTTAGAATCCATGCATTTCAGCTCCAGGGAtcactgtgtgtgtctgtatgtgtttTTGAATGGGCACATAGGCTCGTGTGCCACAAACTGTGTCCTCGCCGTCCAACTGGGCCACTAATAAGCCTCCCTTGGCCagtaaaagtatataaaatgtgaggtgtccaatcttttgggcAGCGATATTCTTAAACATAATGATAAGGGGAAGGGAGCATTTTAAATCACCAAGGGAAATTTTTGACCATATTGAATGTGAAACTTCTGATTTTTCAAACCAATTACATTAGTTTTTCCCCAGAGATGAAAAGGAGGTGCGCCCTCCCTCTCTGGAGGGCGGTTCCACACGAAGTGCagctggggagggtggagaagaggCCATGACCTCCGCACACCACCTACAACGGCATCTCACAACCTGAATGAAGCTTCAGGAAAGGGGTACTGCATCTTGAAGCCAGACAAGAAGCcctgaaggggagaggggaggggagtaaggagggaggggggtagaCTGGGAAACAAGAAATCATCTCCTCTGACCTCTAGCGAAGTGCCAGGTTTTTTCTTTAGCTcttcacattttctaaatttgCAGATCTGGTGTCCCGTTTTGCGGTTCCTGCAACTGCTGCAGACGCCACAGTTGATGAGCCTTTTGCAGGGCACGCAGACCCCacaccttttcctcttcttcttggcCGGGTTGGCTCCGCCAGCTCCCCctgaggaggacgaggaggaggaggaatgatTCTGCGGGCAGTCTGCCAGATTGGCAATTTGAAACGCACTGTCTGTGACGGCTGCTGAGGCTGCTGCGGGGGAGTGAAGGGCTGTCATGACGATGACCCCTGGAGGTAATGAGATGCCCCCTAAAGCCGGGATAGCGGAAAAAGTCCCCACGCGCTCGGGGAGATTCATTATCTCTGCTTCAGCAGCGCCGCATTTGAGCTTGTTCATGCATTCCCCTGCCAAAGGTCTGCAGTGTTCAGGGGATAAGGTGGAGAGGAAATTAGTATTTGCCATTTGCAACGACGGCTCTGGCGGGCAGCCAGCTTTCCCCAGCCTCTGGGAGTCGTTTCGGTGGTGCATGCTGGtcctgctgccgccgccgccgccgctgccgccgcctccgccgccgccaccaccgccgccgccgccaccaccgccgCCACCGCCGGCGGGGAGGATCGccgaggaggaggtggaggaggaggcggcggcggagGAGGATTTCCTGCTGCCCCCGCCTcccccgccgccgcccccgccgccaccTCCGCCGCCGCCCCCGCCTCCGCCACTGCCCCAGAGCatggcggtggcggcggcggtggccGCGTTGTCGCAGTTCCAGGGGGACATGCCGATGCGCGCGGCGGCCGCAGCGGCGGCGGCGCTGCTGGGGAAGATGGGGGTGGTGATGCGCGCGATCTTGGCTGCCTGCGGGAAGGCGCCCCCGTTGGTCTTGTAGAAGGAGGTGGCGAACGAGCGGTAGCGCTCCATCTCCGAGTTGTAATCCACAAGGCTGTTCAGGGCCCCCTCGGGCAGGTGGCTTTCCTTGGGCAAGCCCGGGGCCTCCGGGCTCGGCCCGGGCTCCACGCAGACATTGGTGTTCATGGTGCAGGGGGGGAagaaggggtgcagggtggaagtGGGGACCGCCTGGTCCGACACCTgggtgggaaagggggaaaggtgggggggagggaagggggtgatgGTGGTGTCGGGGTGGGGGCCGAGGCGGGAGGGGAAAGTGGGTCCAGGTGGGGAGAGCAAGGTGAGGACTGCTTTATTCCTCTCTGGGGCGCATTTCCACAGACGGTGAATTCCCAGGCAGCGTCTTCCTTTGCATTATCCTCCAACTgttacaactaaaataaagaaagtCATTCCAACGAGCTGCACGAgggaagagattaaaaataaataaacagcctCTCTCACGACCACGCCAGACACTGAAAGCTCCCACATTCTCCGTCAGGTCGTTTGCATAACAATCATCAAGACATGAcccccccctcccaccttcccaaccccgctctctccctccctacagCACGCCACAGCTCCTCCCCCCTATTCTTATAACCCTCCTGAGAAAATGTATTAATAGCCAGGATACCCAAGGAAAGACGGGGGTGACAAATGCCGAGGGAAAAGGGCAATTGGAGTGCTAAAGACATGCAAATCAGGGGTGGGAGGGCGATACTACCTATAAGCAGAGGGCATTTAAACATTATGAAATGTGCGAACAAGTGCTGCCTGGGCATGCAAATGCTGTAAAGTAGAAAACAGCAATGGCTCGGTGAAGAAAATGAACAGGAAATTAGCAAATGAAGTACAGAGAAAGTCTACAATACAGCCGAGTATAAACTGTAAGCAAACACAATACAACTGAGAGCTGAGAGACTGCCCACATACAATCTGAACTAAAgaggcaggggaaaaaaaaaaaaaaaaagaactaccagCTGCCacagtgtccttctgtgtctgcgGTCATTAGTTTGAATCCCAGCACAGCTGGCTCTGTTAGGGTCTTAATTCAAAGGACCAAGGACAGGTCTCAATTGTACAAGCCATTTGGTGGTGGGGCTCGGTGGGGGTAAGAGGGTGGTGTTCTacttgtttaaaataaacaagaataaaaaaagaaaaaagaaaagatggactagataaaaaaattaaataacacaaaataatttcACAGATTTTGAACCAAGTGCCTGCAACCTCTGTAAGAATATTCCCAATAATTCCTAATGGAGATTCCTGTCTCTTCTGAAGACAAGAAGAAAgcatgggacttttttttttttttttttttgaggctctCTCAGTGACTGGTTTTTACATTAAGTAaatggagtgggggaaggggtatCTCTTAAGGTGTTGTTTACCTGAAGAAGTAACCATTAAAATGACGtttttcttttgctccttttAAGAGGAAAGTTTAGTGTTAACTGGATATTTGCATTCATCTCTTTGCTTACAGACCATTATTATGCTTTAGGAAGAGGTATTTTAGTTGTTTATTGCAGAAGGAGAGGTAGACCACAGCCttttaagaagaaaagcaaaggcatAAAGTGTATattaacctaaaaaaaacccagtttctttgtttacagatttttttttagacCACAATATCTTTTTGTGACATCTTTTGGAGCCCACATATTGGtctagaatgtggagttcagGGAATTCTAAATGGGGCCCAGTAGTCTCAGTCTCAAATATTCAGTTCAAAATGGATATCAATTATAGTAATTATGCTTATAATTAGATTAATGAACCATTTATGCTCAAACTCCAAGTGCAAAAACTTCAAGACCTGCTGATGAGGTGCCCTAAAAAGAGGAGTTTATGTAAACAAATCCCTATTAGGCAAAGTAAATCAAGATAAGGAACCTCACCCCAGGCTGGATTAGAAGCTAGCAGGCGTCTTTCAATCACAGCAAGTCCCTAATCACTCAGGAACCACCTCTGTGGTTTCACATTAGGAAAAACTGCTCCCTTCAGAGCTCTGATGGCAATACAAAGGGTGCCCCCAAAATGCTCCTGGCTAAATATTCTTGATGcttggaaggaggtgggggaagacaCAGCAAGAATATGCATATAGCGTCAGTTTCTGAGAATCGCATTATAACTGCAAGACCATAATAACTGCTACTTAGTAAAAACTAGTTAAGCCAAGCCATGCATTAGATATCATCACATTGAGTGGAGGGAAAAATTCCAACATTTTATCTGTTGACCTTGTTCcaagtaaagaaataatttaatatccTTTTTTCAGAATATTAGGGTGGTGTTTCCAAACAGAAGcttcccttgcttttttttcttctttctttctttcttttattttaattgctatcacctcccccttcctccctcaagGTTTAATGCCACCAGAAACTGTAGAAAATGACTGTGCCCAGGATCCAGGTCATTATTGTTTAATCAATGCATCTCTGGAGCATGAAAAAGGTACCTAAGCCATAGCTATTGtttggattttctttaaaaagcaaaataaaacgcACAAATAACTATAGTCATATCCAAAGCGAAATTAGACATTCACACTTCATGATCCTGTTTTGCCTTTAAACAATGTGACTGTACATGTCTAATACTGTATGCCTGGTCTACCAGAGACATAGAGATCAAAGGTCATATTTAACATTCAGGAGGAGGGGCGGGTGcagattaattaataaattaatacagCGACGCCTTTTATTGCTGGAGTCCAGCATTAATAATCTACTTT
Encoded proteins:
- the CXXC4 gene encoding CXXC-type zinc finger protein 4, with product MNTNVCVEPGPSPEAPGLPKESHLPEGALNSLVDYNSEMERYRSFATSFYKTNGGAFPQAAKIARITTPIFPSSAAAAAAAARIGMSPWNCDNAATAAATAMLWGSGGGGGGGGGGGGGGGGGGGGSRKSSSAAASSSTSSSAILPAGGGGGGGGGGGGGGGGGGGSGGGGGSRTSMHHRNDSQRLGKAGCPPEPSLQMANTNFLSTLSPEHCRPLAGECMNKLKCGAAEAEIMNLPERVGTFSAIPALGGISLPPGVIVMTALHSPAAASAAVTDSAFQIANLADCPQNHSSSSSSSSGGAGGANPAKKKRKRCGVCVPCKRLINCGVCSSCRNRKTGHQICKFRKCEELKKKPGTSLERTPVPSAEAFRWFF